A genomic window from Silene latifolia isolate original U9 population chromosome Y, ASM4854445v1, whole genome shotgun sequence includes:
- the LOC141632295 gene encoding uncharacterized protein LOC141632295 has product MEYLSRILNHVTSILPFKYHPLCAQMQLTHLMFADDLLLFSKGDIPSIMVLLRSFATFSAATGLQMNNLKSNIYFNGVHSSIKSDILQVSGFSEGVLPFKYLGVPISAGKLSIKHCYGLIEKITERIRGFAARKLSYAGRLTLVNSVLTSLYSYWATIFVIPKGVLKRIDALCRNYLWDGSTEYLRSPLVSSAKVCVPKQEGGLGIRDSYAWNLAAICKLSNWVYNHLDSLWVKWVYHVYMKGVPWSSYMPKTDVTWSWKVVCRVRDKFAGAVTSAGQWMHNPAGYTITGGYCWIRHSQPVVSWDKTVWNSWCISKHSFINWLIAREALLLRDKLLQIGVVADSVCCICGADTESHRHLFVQCQYTQKLVKLLSCKLKVKLPTVYLINWIQSKPWAKVMKNVVIAWIQALYYAIWHQRNKARLEGVLDQPEVVLKQISNMLLMRSTFWLKCIKKSSDEAWVKSINY; this is encoded by the coding sequence ATGGAGTATCTGAGTCGAATCCTTAATCATGTCACTTCTATTTTGCCCTTTAAATATCATCCACTGTGTGCTCAGATGCAGCTTACTCAccttatgtttgctgatgatctcctATTATTTAGCAAAGGTGATATTCCTTCTATCATGGTCTTGCTCAGGTCATTTGCCACCTTCTCTGCTGCTACTGGCCTTCAAATGAACAACCTGAAGTccaatatttattttaatggtgTTCATTCTTCCATCAAGTCTGATATCTTGCAAGTGTCTGGTTTCAGTGAAGGGGTTTTGCCTTTTAAATACTTGGGAGTTCCCATTTCTGCTGGCAAATTGAGTATAAAACATTGCTATGGGCTTATTGAGAAAATCACTGAGAGAATTAGAGGGTTTGCTGCTAGAAAGCTTTCTTATGCTGGCAGGCTTACTCTAGTTAACTCAGTTTTGACCTCCTTATATTCTTACTGGGCTACCATATTTGTCATTCCTAAAGGTGTATTGAAAAGAATTGATGCATTGTGTAGAAATTATTTGTGGGATGGTTCCACTGAGTATCTTAGGTCCCCTCTTGTGAGTTCGGCAAAAGTTTGTGTGCCAAAACAGGAAGGTGGTTTGGGTATTAGGGATAGCTATGCTTGGAATCTTGCTGCAATCTGCAAGCTGTCCAATTGGGTTTACAATCATCTTGATAGTCTCTGGGTTAAGTGGGTATACCATGTTTATATGAAAGGTGTGCCTTGGTCCAGTTATATGCCTAAAACTGATGTCACTTGGAGTTGGAAGGTTGTGTGCAGGGTAAGAGATAAATTTGCTGGTGCCGTCACCAGTGCTGGTCAGTGGATGCATAATCCTGCAGGATATACTATTACAGGTGGTTACTGCTGGATTAGGCATTCTCAGCCTGTGGTGAGTTGGGATAAGACTGTCTGGAATTCCTGGTGCATCTCTAAGCATTCTTTCATTAATTGGCTGATTGCTAGAGAAGCGTTATTGCTTAGAGATAAATTGCTGCAGATTGGAGTTGTTGCTGATTCTGTCTGTTGCATTTGTGGTGCTGATACTGAATCACACAGGCATCTGTTTGTTCAGTGTCAGTATACTCAGAAGTTGGTTAAACTGTTaagttgcaaattgaaggtgaaGCTGCCTACTGTCTATCTGATTAATTGGATTCAGTCCAAGCCTTGGGCAAAAGTGATGAAGAATGTTGTTATTGCGTGGATTCAAGCCTTATATTATGCTATTTGGCATCAAAGGAACAAAGCTAGGCTTGAAGGTGTGTTGGATCAACCAGAAGTAGTACTTAAACAGATTAGTAACATGCTCCTAATGCGATCTACTTTTTGGCTTAAGTGTATTAAGAAGAGTAGTGATGAAGCTTGGGTTAAGTCAATTAATTATTGA